The following proteins come from a genomic window of Pyxidicoccus sp. MSG2:
- a CDS encoding glycosyltransferase family 4 protein — MRILFLNPVGILGGAERALLDLMACLKRLDAGLSLHLLAGTVGPLVDEARALGVEARALPLPERLSALGDSALRGRGPREVLRFAWGLAPTPLLLADYGRALRREVAAVGPHLLHSNGIKTHLLSPVTVGLPLKRVWHIHDFLGERPLVRRAMGTLAPLADAAIANSGAVGEDTREVLGGVPVHVVHNGVDVERFSPGPGDGARLDALAGLPPAPEGTLRVGLVATYARWKGHDVFLEAAAKLMRKHPALPARFYLVGAPLYRTPGSQFSEEELRGLIESSGLGGRAGLVPFQAEPAAVYRALDVFVHASTRREPFGLTIAEALACGRAAVVSRASGAAEGLTDGMDALTVAPGDMGTLVTALESLLEDGARRARLGEAARRTAVERFSRERYAREVLAVYRSLVPGA, encoded by the coding sequence GTGCGCATCCTCTTCCTCAACCCGGTGGGCATCCTCGGCGGAGCCGAGCGCGCGCTGCTGGACTTGATGGCGTGCCTGAAGCGGCTGGACGCGGGGCTGTCGCTCCACCTGCTCGCGGGCACGGTGGGGCCGCTGGTGGACGAGGCTCGCGCACTGGGGGTGGAGGCGCGCGCACTGCCATTACCGGAGCGGCTGTCCGCGCTGGGGGACAGCGCGCTGCGCGGGCGGGGGCCGCGAGAGGTCTTGCGCTTCGCATGGGGACTGGCGCCGACGCCGTTGCTGCTCGCGGACTATGGCCGGGCGCTGCGCCGTGAAGTGGCGGCGGTGGGGCCGCACCTGCTGCACTCCAATGGCATCAAGACGCACCTGCTGAGCCCGGTGACGGTGGGCCTGCCGCTGAAGCGGGTGTGGCACATCCACGACTTCCTGGGCGAGCGGCCGCTGGTGCGCCGGGCGATGGGGACACTGGCGCCGCTGGCGGACGCGGCCATCGCCAACTCGGGCGCGGTGGGTGAGGACACGCGCGAGGTGCTGGGCGGAGTGCCCGTGCACGTGGTGCACAACGGCGTGGACGTGGAGCGCTTCTCCCCGGGCCCCGGGGATGGCGCCCGGCTGGACGCGCTGGCCGGACTGCCTCCCGCGCCCGAGGGCACGCTGCGCGTGGGACTGGTGGCCACGTACGCGCGCTGGAAGGGGCATGACGTCTTCCTGGAGGCGGCGGCGAAGTTGATGCGGAAGCACCCCGCCCTGCCCGCGCGCTTCTACCTGGTGGGGGCGCCGTTGTACCGGACGCCCGGCTCGCAGTTCTCCGAGGAGGAATTGCGCGGGCTCATCGAGTCGAGCGGGCTTGGGGGCCGCGCGGGGCTGGTGCCCTTCCAGGCGGAGCCGGCCGCCGTGTACCGCGCGCTGGACGTGTTCGTGCACGCCAGCACGCGGCGCGAGCCGTTCGGACTGACCATCGCGGAGGCGCTGGCCTGCGGGCGGGCAGCGGTCGTCTCACGCGCGAGCGGCGCGGCGGAGGGGCTCACGGATGGCATGGACGCGCTGACCGTGGCTCCGGGAGATATGGGCACGCTGGTGACGGCGCTGGAGTCGCTGCTGGAGGACGGCGCGCGAAGGGCGCGGCTGGGCGAAGCGGCGCGGCGCACGGCGGTGGAGCGGTTCTCCAGAGAGCGGTACGCGCGCGAGGTGCTCGCGGTGTACCGCTCGCTCGTGCCTGGGGCCTAG
- a CDS encoding tetratricopeptide repeat protein: protein MRPSILLCVLWLLPSAALAQSRGVALYERGEYAQARRALEAELKTPGLAERERATARLYLAASLHELGELAATRAELEELARSHPDQPVAPALFPPEFVVLAAEARKHVVAERRPPPEPKAPQVDSTATPGEPPEVSEEPAPSSGRSRLLPEVFGFTDPSGRSVGVGGGLTYGSGAFEVGARALMGTQVAAGLQVGLVLGDGAFRPHVALRATAIPGLSAYGGGPVVGARFGLGPSFTALVDVGAELFNVSDENYRKFALTASTGLGFDLLSP from the coding sequence ATGAGGCCGAGCATCCTGTTGTGCGTCCTGTGGCTGCTGCCGTCGGCGGCCCTGGCGCAGTCCCGAGGTGTCGCGCTGTACGAGCGGGGCGAGTACGCCCAGGCCCGCCGCGCGTTGGAGGCGGAGCTGAAGACTCCGGGCCTCGCCGAGCGCGAGCGGGCCACCGCGCGTCTGTACCTCGCAGCGTCCCTGCACGAGCTCGGCGAGCTGGCGGCGACTCGCGCCGAGCTGGAGGAGCTGGCACGCAGCCATCCGGATCAGCCAGTGGCCCCCGCCCTCTTCCCGCCCGAGTTCGTGGTGCTGGCCGCCGAGGCCCGCAAACACGTGGTGGCTGAGCGCCGGCCGCCTCCGGAGCCAAAGGCTCCCCAGGTGGACAGCACGGCGACTCCCGGGGAGCCGCCCGAGGTGTCGGAGGAGCCCGCTCCGTCGTCGGGCCGCTCGCGGCTGCTACCCGAGGTGTTCGGCTTCACGGACCCCTCGGGCAGGTCGGTGGGCGTGGGCGGCGGGCTGACGTACGGCAGCGGCGCATTCGAAGTAGGCGCGCGCGCGCTGATGGGCACCCAGGTGGCGGCGGGGCTCCAGGTGGGGCTCGTGCTGGGTGACGGTGCCTTCCGTCCGCATGTGGCGCTGCGAGCCACGGCCATCCCCGGGCTGTCCGCGTACGGCGGCGGGCCGGTAGTGGGCGCGCGCTTCGGGCTCGGGCCGAGCTTCACCGCGCTGGTGGACGTGGGCGCCGAGCTCTTCAACGTCTCCGACGAGAACTACCGCAAGTTCGCGCTGACCGCGTCCACGGGTCTCGGCTTCGACCTGTTGTCTCCGTGA
- a CDS encoding erythromycin esterase family protein produces the protein MNAKPTQAAPPEPRPSEPEKVPLSGQVLDRDGAPSAGAKVDVLLHDVSWDLRRDALAATVQAGPDGRFEVGPLAPGTYGVAASLADGTVVFAEPVELEAGKAVPPMELRPGETPVTLKGAVVDEAGQPLPGAVLRVVRPVIPFDEVALLPPLPEGRFQVFLGAGNYSLVGSAPGFAPRMMRVEPRPGEPVEVRLERLPTADERRATVEWVKGAGVLLKSVEAGAGFEDLRKLTPVLKDARVVALGEATHGTREFFQLKHRMLEFLVSELGFTVFAIEANFTEARAVNEYVLTGKGDPALALAGLYFWTWNTEEVLELIRWMRRYNEDPSHKKKVKFYGVDMQVAKVATARMLEYLETVDAAYAAQVKPSLTPLNELDTSKLTKEQKEAARDTLRDVARRLEARRAEYTRRSSREDPAVARQDLTVATQAVETMLDPENYELRDRAMADNLRWILDHEGPGTKAVVWAHNAHVARSAGEWADAPMGRHLGDVFGKGLYVFGFAFNQGSFQALNVSNAPKPGRQGLVEFTVPPAPEDSLDATLASAGLPLLALDLRAVPATGPVREWWRRAHRTRDPGAIYSDEGYQMSNAHFLEHYDGLLFIERTTRARPNRPQPRPAEEKAKQSAR, from the coding sequence GTGAATGCGAAGCCGACGCAGGCGGCGCCCCCGGAGCCCAGGCCTTCCGAACCCGAGAAGGTGCCGCTCTCCGGTCAGGTGCTGGACCGCGACGGAGCGCCCTCGGCTGGCGCGAAGGTGGACGTTCTGCTGCATGACGTGTCGTGGGATTTGCGCAGGGATGCCCTCGCGGCCACCGTTCAGGCGGGGCCGGACGGCCGCTTCGAGGTGGGGCCGCTGGCGCCCGGCACGTACGGTGTCGCCGCGTCACTGGCGGACGGAACGGTTGTCTTCGCCGAGCCCGTCGAGCTGGAGGCTGGCAAGGCCGTGCCGCCCATGGAGCTGCGCCCAGGCGAGACTCCCGTCACGCTGAAGGGCGCAGTGGTGGACGAGGCGGGCCAGCCTCTTCCCGGCGCGGTGCTGCGCGTGGTGCGGCCCGTGATTCCCTTCGACGAGGTGGCCCTCCTGCCGCCGCTCCCGGAGGGGCGCTTCCAGGTGTTCCTCGGGGCCGGCAACTACAGCCTCGTCGGCTCCGCGCCGGGCTTCGCACCTCGGATGATGCGCGTGGAGCCCCGGCCGGGGGAGCCCGTCGAGGTGCGCCTGGAGCGCCTGCCCACCGCGGACGAGCGGCGCGCGACGGTGGAGTGGGTGAAGGGGGCTGGGGTGCTGCTGAAGTCGGTGGAAGCGGGGGCGGGCTTCGAGGACCTGCGCAAGCTGACGCCGGTGCTGAAGGACGCGCGCGTGGTGGCGCTGGGAGAGGCCACGCACGGCACTCGCGAGTTCTTCCAGCTCAAGCACCGCATGTTGGAGTTCCTCGTGTCGGAGCTGGGCTTCACGGTGTTCGCCATCGAGGCGAACTTCACCGAGGCGCGCGCCGTCAACGAGTACGTGCTCACGGGGAAGGGGGACCCGGCGCTGGCGCTGGCGGGGTTGTACTTCTGGACGTGGAACACCGAGGAGGTGCTGGAGCTCATCCGCTGGATGCGGCGCTACAACGAGGACCCCTCGCACAAGAAGAAGGTGAAGTTCTACGGCGTGGACATGCAGGTCGCGAAGGTGGCCACCGCGCGCATGCTCGAGTACCTGGAGACGGTGGACGCTGCGTATGCCGCGCAGGTGAAGCCGTCGCTGACCCCGCTGAATGAGCTGGATACGTCGAAGCTGACGAAGGAACAGAAGGAGGCGGCGCGGGACACGCTGCGAGATGTGGCCCGGCGTCTCGAAGCCCGGCGCGCGGAGTACACGCGCCGCTCCAGCCGTGAGGACCCGGCGGTGGCGAGGCAGGACCTCACGGTGGCGACGCAGGCGGTGGAGACGATGCTGGACCCGGAGAACTACGAGCTGCGGGACCGGGCGATGGCGGACAACCTGCGCTGGATTCTGGACCACGAGGGGCCGGGCACGAAGGCAGTGGTGTGGGCGCACAATGCCCACGTGGCCCGCTCGGCGGGGGAGTGGGCGGATGCCCCGATGGGCCGGCACCTGGGCGACGTTTTCGGCAAGGGGCTCTATGTCTTCGGGTTCGCCTTCAACCAGGGCTCGTTCCAGGCCCTCAACGTATCGAACGCGCCGAAGCCCGGCCGTCAGGGCCTGGTGGAGTTCACGGTGCCGCCGGCGCCGGAGGACAGCCTGGATGCGACGCTCGCGAGCGCGGGGCTCCCGCTGCTGGCGCTGGACCTGCGAGCGGTGCCCGCCACCGGGCCGGTGCGGGAGTGGTGGCGGCGCGCACACCGCACGCGAGACCCGGGCGCCATCTACTCGGACGAGGGCTACCAGATGAGCAACGCCCACTTCCTGGAGCACTACGACGGCCTGCTGTTCATAGAGCGGACGACGCGCGCCCGGCCCAACCGCCCGCAGCCCCGGCCCGCCGAGGAGAAGGCGAAGCAGAGCGCGCGGTAG
- a CDS encoding glycosyltransferase, with translation MRVLHVYSGNLYGGVETFLHTVAREQGRQPGLTHAFALCFEGRLAAELRETGAELHLLGEARVGRPWTVWRARVALRELLKRERYDAVLCHAIWPQALFGPVARAAGVPLVFYQHDALNGRHWLERWARVTAPDLVITNSRYSAGTLAAVYPHARSRLAYCPVLAPARTDTEGRALLRAELGAGDGDVVIVQTSRMQEWKGQRLLLEALGRLRQVPGWRAWVAGGAQRPEEETYLAGLKAQAEGLGLTDRVSFLGQRSDVPQLLRAADIHCQPNVSAEPFGIAFVEALQAGLPVVTTAMGGPLEIVDYSCGVLVPPRPAPLATELRKLIEHPEVRQRLGAAGPARAAKLCDPSVYLRNLDEALRDVVAGGLRAS, from the coding sequence ATGCGCGTGCTTCATGTCTACAGCGGCAACCTCTACGGCGGCGTGGAGACCTTCCTCCACACCGTGGCGCGGGAGCAGGGGCGCCAGCCCGGGCTGACGCACGCCTTCGCGCTCTGCTTCGAGGGCCGGCTGGCCGCCGAGCTGCGCGAGACGGGCGCGGAGCTGCACCTGCTGGGCGAGGCGCGGGTGGGCCGCCCGTGGACGGTGTGGCGCGCGCGGGTGGCGCTTCGGGAGCTGCTCAAGCGCGAGCGCTACGACGCCGTCCTCTGCCATGCCATCTGGCCGCAGGCGCTGTTCGGCCCGGTGGCGCGCGCGGCCGGTGTGCCGCTCGTCTTCTACCAGCACGACGCGCTGAATGGCCGGCACTGGCTGGAGCGCTGGGCGCGTGTCACCGCGCCGGACCTGGTCATCACCAACAGCCGCTACTCGGCGGGGACGCTGGCCGCCGTCTATCCCCATGCGCGCTCGCGCCTGGCCTACTGCCCGGTGCTCGCGCCGGCGCGGACGGACACCGAGGGCCGGGCCCTGTTGCGCGCGGAGCTGGGCGCGGGCGACGGTGACGTCGTCATCGTCCAGACCAGCCGCATGCAGGAGTGGAAGGGACAGCGGCTCTTGCTGGAGGCGCTCGGGCGGCTGCGCCAGGTGCCGGGCTGGCGGGCCTGGGTGGCCGGTGGCGCGCAGCGTCCGGAGGAGGAGACCTACCTCGCCGGGCTGAAGGCCCAGGCCGAAGGGCTGGGGCTGACGGACCGGGTGAGCTTCCTCGGGCAGCGCTCGGACGTGCCCCAGTTGCTGCGGGCCGCGGACATCCACTGCCAGCCCAATGTCTCCGCGGAGCCGTTCGGCATCGCCTTCGTGGAGGCCCTGCAGGCCGGGCTGCCCGTCGTCACCACGGCCATGGGCGGGCCCCTGGAAATCGTCGACTACTCGTGTGGCGTGCTCGTGCCGCCCCGGCCGGCGCCCCTGGCCACGGAGCTGCGCAAGCTCATCGAGCATCCAGAGGTGCGCCAGCGGCTGGGCGCGGCGGGGCCGGCTCGCGCGGCGAAGCTGTGTGACCCGTCCGTCTACCTGCGCAACCTGGACGAGGCCCTGCGCGACGTCGTCGCCGGAGGGCTGCGCGCATCATGA
- a CDS encoding glycosyltransferase, protein MSGPSAGAGLRVLHLGKFYPPASGGMEGHVQTLARAQAELGAQVEVLCANHSADGAGTSHEFHGRSPTREDWDGPVRVVRLGRAASVARMDVMPDLPGVLRRALARGVDVLHLHTPNPSMLLALDVAPRLPPLFITHHSDVIRQRVAGALFRPFEALLYARARRVLATSEAYVPGSPLLRTFRSRVRALPLGIDLTPYLQPSAEALAAETRWRAQASGGPLWLMVGRLVYYKGLFTALEALSRVPGRLVVVGQGPLEAEGRERARALGVEDRVTWAGYLPPDALTGAYRAATALWFPSNARSEAYGLSQVEAMASGLPVLNTAIPHSGVPWVSRHEETGLTVPVGDAPALAIAARRLVEDPGFAKRLGHAARERAAAEFGHDVMAMRSLSLYAEALGRPAPVVEAEAPVTQRAAAGRA, encoded by the coding sequence GTGAGCGGGCCGTCAGCCGGGGCGGGCCTGCGGGTCCTCCACCTGGGCAAGTTCTATCCGCCCGCCTCCGGCGGCATGGAAGGCCACGTGCAGACGCTGGCGCGGGCCCAGGCGGAGCTGGGCGCGCAGGTGGAGGTGCTGTGCGCCAACCACTCGGCGGACGGCGCGGGCACCAGCCACGAGTTCCACGGCCGCAGCCCCACGCGCGAGGACTGGGACGGGCCGGTGCGCGTGGTGCGCCTGGGCCGCGCGGCCTCCGTGGCGCGCATGGACGTGATGCCGGATTTGCCGGGCGTGCTGCGGCGCGCGCTGGCGCGGGGCGTGGACGTGCTGCACCTGCACACGCCCAACCCCAGCATGCTGCTGGCGCTGGACGTGGCGCCCCGGCTGCCGCCCCTCTTCATCACCCACCACAGCGACGTCATCCGCCAGCGGGTGGCGGGCGCGCTCTTCCGTCCCTTCGAGGCGCTGCTGTACGCGCGCGCCCGGCGGGTGCTGGCCACCAGCGAGGCGTACGTGCCGGGCTCGCCGCTGCTGCGCACCTTCCGGAGCCGGGTGCGCGCGCTGCCGCTGGGCATCGACCTGACGCCGTACCTGCAGCCGTCCGCCGAGGCGCTGGCGGCGGAGACCCGCTGGCGAGCCCAGGCCTCGGGCGGCCCGCTGTGGCTGATGGTGGGCCGGCTCGTCTACTACAAGGGGCTGTTCACCGCGCTGGAGGCGCTCTCGCGAGTGCCGGGCCGGCTGGTGGTGGTCGGCCAGGGGCCGCTGGAGGCGGAAGGCCGGGAGCGGGCGCGGGCGCTGGGTGTGGAGGACCGGGTGACGTGGGCGGGCTACCTTCCGCCGGACGCGCTCACCGGCGCCTACCGCGCGGCCACCGCGCTGTGGTTCCCGAGCAACGCGCGCAGCGAGGCGTATGGCCTGTCGCAGGTGGAGGCCATGGCCAGCGGGCTGCCGGTGCTCAACACCGCGATTCCGCACTCGGGCGTGCCGTGGGTGAGCCGCCACGAGGAGACGGGGCTCACGGTGCCGGTGGGTGACGCGCCGGCGCTGGCCATCGCCGCGCGGCGGCTGGTGGAGGACCCGGGCTTCGCGAAGCGGCTGGGCCACGCGGCGCGCGAGCGGGCGGCGGCCGAGTTCGGTCATGACGTCATGGCCATGCGCAGCCTGTCGCTGTACGCGGAAGCGCTCGGGCGGCCCGCGCCGGTGGTGGAGGCGGAAGCCCCCGTCACGCAGCGCGCCGCCGCGGGAAGGGCGTGA
- a CDS encoding serine/threonine protein kinase produces the protein MSAGSYDFDDNEVTFTRKPVPTPATARPLVVGAPAAFTDVEEGEGSWEKSVARDVLVGKQLGDYVVKRRIGAGGMGIVYEGEHPVIGRKVAIKILRPDFAEGARSRDLASEARAAAAIRHRGIIDIFGFGSIPGLGQYLVMEYLDGAPLDEIIAQRAPMLEVEVVTVLDDLLGALGAAHAAGVIHRDLKPGNVFVVRDGSGNEYVKVLDFGLAKRAEAPNSTTPQTRASMMVGTPEYMAPEQACGQQVGPHTDLYAVGVIAFEMLTRRLPFEGPSPMAIAVHHVRTPPPLPSQYVDLNPELESLVMRLLAKTPEERPASAEAVRRELKVILKQLSGDATQLSQQPRGGAPSTVSQEAVAVPAPAPRVRTDRFAAPPGRRPGSAPGPRRATPAPTAPTAPDLLAVDATDLDLSAVGSGRSRAVMFGAGGAVLLALLAVGGVWTSRDTQPAATMPPLREMAPTAATPPVPVEAPRAPRLEMPASDARPSEDSAPQDTLGDVHAAGGQKPVLAATILAKDTQPSRASEDEPARPTRRPARAVGATREGRASARTHSSTETQPAPAVPGVLTLQVTGYVKEVLVDGQSQGRTRQLELSPGVHKLEVRGNTFTLPYSSPVTILSGERTEHHVVLEPIP, from the coding sequence GTGTCCGCCGGTTCCTACGACTTCGACGACAACGAGGTCACCTTCACGCGCAAGCCTGTCCCGACTCCCGCCACCGCGCGGCCGCTCGTCGTGGGGGCTCCCGCGGCCTTCACGGACGTGGAGGAGGGCGAGGGCTCGTGGGAGAAGTCCGTCGCGCGCGACGTGCTGGTGGGCAAGCAGCTCGGCGACTACGTGGTGAAGCGCCGCATCGGCGCGGGCGGCATGGGCATCGTCTACGAGGGCGAGCACCCCGTCATCGGCCGCAAGGTGGCCATCAAGATCCTCCGCCCGGACTTCGCCGAGGGCGCGCGCTCGCGGGACCTGGCCTCGGAGGCGCGCGCGGCGGCGGCCATCCGCCACCGCGGCATCATCGACATCTTCGGCTTCGGCAGCATCCCCGGCCTGGGCCAGTACCTCGTCATGGAGTACCTGGACGGCGCGCCGCTGGACGAAATCATCGCGCAGCGCGCGCCCATGCTGGAGGTGGAGGTCGTCACGGTGCTGGACGACCTGCTGGGCGCGCTGGGCGCGGCCCACGCGGCGGGCGTCATCCACCGCGACCTCAAGCCGGGCAACGTCTTCGTCGTGCGCGACGGCAGCGGCAACGAGTACGTGAAGGTGCTGGACTTCGGCCTGGCCAAGCGCGCCGAGGCGCCCAACAGCACCACGCCGCAGACGCGCGCCAGCATGATGGTGGGCACGCCCGAGTACATGGCTCCGGAGCAGGCCTGCGGACAGCAGGTGGGGCCGCACACGGACCTGTACGCGGTGGGCGTCATCGCCTTCGAGATGCTCACGCGGCGGCTGCCCTTCGAGGGGCCCTCGCCCATGGCCATCGCCGTGCACCACGTGCGCACGCCACCGCCCCTGCCCTCGCAGTACGTGGACCTGAATCCGGAGCTGGAGTCGCTGGTGATGCGGCTGCTGGCGAAGACGCCGGAAGAGCGCCCGGCGTCGGCGGAGGCCGTGCGCCGCGAGCTGAAGGTCATCCTCAAGCAGCTCTCCGGCGACGCCACGCAATTGTCGCAGCAGCCCCGGGGCGGAGCGCCCTCCACTGTCTCCCAGGAGGCCGTGGCCGTCCCGGCGCCGGCTCCGCGCGTGCGCACCGATCGCTTCGCGGCGCCGCCGGGCCGCCGCCCGGGGTCGGCCCCGGGGCCCCGGCGCGCCACGCCAGCCCCCACGGCCCCCACGGCCCCGGACCTGCTGGCGGTGGATGCGACGGACCTGGACCTGTCGGCCGTCGGCTCGGGTCGCTCGCGCGCGGTGATGTTCGGCGCGGGCGGTGCCGTGCTGCTCGCCCTGCTCGCGGTGGGTGGGGTCTGGACGTCTCGCGATACGCAGCCGGCCGCGACGATGCCGCCGCTGCGTGAGATGGCGCCGACTGCCGCGACGCCTCCGGTGCCGGTGGAGGCGCCGCGTGCCCCGCGCCTCGAGATGCCCGCGTCCGATGCACGGCCGTCCGAGGACAGCGCGCCCCAGGACACCCTGGGCGACGTCCACGCGGCGGGCGGGCAGAAGCCGGTGCTGGCCGCCACCATCCTGGCGAAGGACACGCAGCCGTCGCGCGCTTCCGAGGACGAGCCTGCCCGCCCCACGCGCCGGCCGGCGCGCGCGGTGGGCGCGACGCGCGAAGGCCGCGCCAGTGCCCGCACCCACTCCAGCACGGAGACCCAGCCCGCGCCCGCCGTCCCCGGCGTGCTGACGCTCCAGGTGACGGGCTACGTGAAGGAAGTCCTCGTGGATGGCCAGAGCCAGGGGCGCACGCGACAGTTGGAGCTGTCCCCGGGCGTCCACAAGCTCGAGGTACGTGGCAACACCTTCACCCTGCCCTACAGCAGCCCCGTCACCATCCTGTCCGGTGAGCGGACCGAGCACCACGTGGTGCTCGAGCCCATCCCGTGA
- a CDS encoding glycosyltransferase family 4 protein, producing MRRPYTLIAGDFVATGGMDRANLALALWLAKQGGPVRLVAHRVADELLGYSNVRFVRVPKPGNAYLLGEPLLDVVGRAWALRTRAEGGRVLANGGNCPVPGANWVHYVHGAYVSEPVGGALRRLKGQLSHRLYLRGEREALRRARVIIANSERTRADLVAATGVPESKVRVVYYGGDPERFRPASPEERRAARAALGWPESRRVALFVGALGDRRKGFDTLFHAWARLCARGDWGVDLKVVGVGAQREAWEREAQAKGLGERIQFLGFRKDVPVLLSAADLLVAPTRYEAYGLGVHEALCAGLPALVSRTAGVAERYPAALQGLLLDDPDDVDGLVLRLEAWRESEATWAPHVAALSESLRAQTWDGMAAAIVDVVDREG from the coding sequence ATGCGAAGACCGTACACGCTCATCGCCGGTGACTTCGTCGCCACCGGTGGCATGGATCGCGCCAACCTGGCGCTGGCGCTCTGGCTGGCGAAGCAGGGCGGCCCGGTGCGGCTGGTGGCGCACCGGGTGGCGGACGAATTGCTCGGCTACTCCAACGTGCGCTTCGTGCGCGTGCCCAAGCCGGGCAACGCGTATCTCCTGGGCGAGCCGCTGCTGGACGTGGTGGGCCGCGCGTGGGCGCTGCGCACCCGCGCCGAGGGCGGGCGCGTGCTGGCCAACGGTGGCAACTGTCCGGTGCCCGGTGCCAACTGGGTGCACTACGTCCACGGGGCCTATGTCTCCGAGCCCGTGGGCGGCGCGCTGCGCCGGCTCAAGGGGCAGCTGAGTCACCGGCTCTACCTGCGCGGGGAGCGCGAGGCGCTGCGGCGCGCGCGGGTCATCATCGCCAACTCGGAGCGCACCCGCGCGGACCTGGTGGCGGCCACGGGCGTGCCGGAGTCGAAGGTGCGCGTCGTCTACTACGGTGGAGACCCGGAGCGCTTCCGGCCCGCCTCGCCCGAGGAGCGGCGCGCGGCACGGGCGGCGCTGGGCTGGCCGGAGTCGCGCCGGGTGGCGCTGTTCGTGGGCGCGCTGGGAGACCGGCGCAAGGGCTTCGACACGTTGTTCCATGCGTGGGCGCGGCTGTGCGCGCGCGGGGACTGGGGCGTGGACCTCAAGGTGGTGGGCGTGGGCGCGCAGCGCGAGGCGTGGGAGCGCGAGGCGCAGGCGAAGGGGCTGGGTGAGCGCATCCAGTTCCTGGGGTTCCGCAAGGACGTGCCCGTGCTGCTGTCCGCTGCGGACCTGCTGGTGGCGCCCACGCGGTACGAGGCCTACGGGCTGGGCGTGCACGAGGCGCTGTGCGCGGGGCTGCCCGCGCTGGTGAGCCGCACGGCGGGCGTGGCGGAGCGCTACCCGGCCGCGCTGCAAGGACTGCTGCTGGACGACCCGGACGACGTGGACGGGCTGGTGCTGCGGCTGGAGGCGTGGCGGGAGAGTGAGGCGACCTGGGCGCCTCACGTGGCCGCGCTGTCCGAGTCGCTGCGCGCGCAGACGTGGGATGGCATGGCCGCCGCGATTGTGGACGTGGTGGACCGCGAGGGCTGA
- a CDS encoding glycosyltransferase family 4 protein, which produces MKRPRRLVTVSHSYVVTLNRRLANELARVGGGDWDVTAVAPRFFHGDLSPLTLQREPGEPARVEDVRALFSRSLHGFVYGPELRARLSGGVDLVHSWEEPYVLAGLEVALLTPRRVPLVFCTAQNLSKRYPPPFAQMERFVVQRSAGWVAWGETVKDNLLSRPGYAQRPARYIPMGVDTELFRPDRASGETLLRELGWEASGPPVVGYLGRFVPEKGVPLLMEALERLTTPWRALFAGGGPLEGALRAWGARHGDKVRVVTGVPHTGVPRVLNAMDMLCAPSQTAPKWKEQFGRMLAEGFACGVPVLGSDSGEVPRTVGDAGLVLPEASPHAWTEALAGLLESPERRREWSARGRERAVTRFAWPVVARSHLDFFTEAMDAR; this is translated from the coding sequence GTGAAGCGGCCACGCAGGCTCGTCACCGTCTCGCATTCCTACGTCGTCACCCTCAACCGCCGGCTCGCCAACGAGCTGGCGCGCGTGGGTGGAGGCGACTGGGACGTCACCGCCGTGGCGCCCCGCTTCTTCCATGGCGACCTGAGCCCCCTCACCCTCCAGCGAGAGCCGGGCGAGCCCGCGCGCGTGGAGGACGTGCGCGCCCTCTTCAGCCGCTCGCTGCACGGCTTCGTGTACGGGCCGGAGTTGCGCGCGCGGCTGTCCGGCGGCGTGGACCTGGTGCACTCGTGGGAAGAGCCCTACGTGCTGGCGGGCCTGGAGGTGGCGCTGCTCACCCCGCGCCGGGTGCCGCTCGTCTTCTGCACGGCGCAGAACCTCTCCAAGCGCTACCCGCCGCCCTTCGCGCAGATGGAGCGCTTCGTCGTCCAGCGCTCCGCGGGCTGGGTGGCCTGGGGCGAGACGGTGAAGGACAACCTCCTCTCCCGTCCCGGCTATGCGCAGCGGCCCGCGCGCTACATCCCCATGGGCGTGGACACCGAGCTGTTCCGCCCGGACCGCGCTTCGGGGGAGACACTCCTGCGTGAGCTCGGGTGGGAAGCCTCGGGGCCGCCCGTGGTGGGCTACCTGGGGCGCTTCGTGCCGGAGAAGGGCGTGCCGCTGCTGATGGAGGCGCTGGAGCGGCTGACCACGCCGTGGCGCGCGCTCTTCGCGGGCGGCGGCCCGCTGGAAGGAGCGTTGCGGGCCTGGGGCGCGCGTCACGGGGACAAGGTGCGCGTCGTCACCGGCGTGCCGCATACCGGTGTGCCGCGCGTGCTCAACGCCATGGACATGCTGTGCGCGCCCAGTCAGACGGCACCGAAGTGGAAGGAGCAGTTCGGCCGCATGCTCGCGGAGGGCTTCGCCTGCGGAGTGCCCGTGCTCGGCAGTGACTCCGGTGAGGTGCCGCGCACCGTCGGCGATGCCGGCCTCGTGCTGCCCGAGGCGTCCCCGCACGCGTGGACCGAAGCGCTCGCCGGACTGCTGGAGAGTCCGGAGCGCCGCCGCGAGTGGTCCGCACGAGGCAGGGAGCGCGCCGTCACCCGCTTCGCCTGGCCGGTGGTGGCGCGCTCGCACCTCGACTTCTTCACGGAAGCGATGGACGCGCGATAG